In the genome of Pseudanabaena mucicola str. Chao 1806, the window ATTGAAGCTGGTACTGACCCACACCTGTATCAACCGAAACCAGAAGACCGCAAAGCGATCGACTCTGCAAAGTTAGTTCTTTATGGCGGTTATGACTTTGAGTCAAGCCTCATCAAACTGGTTCAATCAAGTTCTAATTCTGCTCCAAAGATTGCTGTGCATGAGAAGGCGATCCCTAGTCCTCTAATTGCCACTGATGGGCATGACCATGGTCATCATGATCATAAGGAAGATCAAAAATCTGCTAAACCTAAATATCAGGCTGATTCCCATGTGTGGAATGATGCTCAAAATGGGATCAAGATTGCTCAAACAATCAACAAAAATTTAATCACGCTCCGTCCTGATCAAGCAGATACCTACAATCAAAACACTACGAAACTAGTTAGTGAACTTGAACAGATTGATTCTTGGATCAAAGTGCAAATTGCCACAATTCCCGAGAGTTCACGCAAACTAGTCACGACTCACGAAGCTCTTGGATATTATGCGAAAGCCTATGGTATTCCCGTTGAAGGTGCTTTGAATGGGATTAGTACTGAGGAGCAAACCACACCAACCAGAATTAAAGAACTTGTTGAGGTTATTAAAAGTAGTAAAGTTCCCACGATCTTTGCAGAGGTATCAATCAATCCCAAGTTGATTAATGCCGTCGCTAGGGAAGCCAATGTCAAAGTTAGCGATCGCGAAATTTATGCTGACGGATTAGGCGCAAAGGGCAGCGAAGCAGAAACCTATTC includes:
- a CDS encoding metal ABC transporter solute-binding protein, Zn/Mn family, whose amino-acid sequence is MKAIAPLLIVIATSINACTITTSPTVSSPSPTTTSAKKESLPLVVATNSVICDIARQIAGETINLKCLIEAGTDPHLYQPKPEDRKAIDSAKLVLYGGYDFESSLIKLVQSSSNSAPKIAVHEKAIPSPLIATDGHDHGHHDHKEDQKSAKPKYQADSHVWNDAQNGIKIAQTINKNLITLRPDQADTYNQNTTKLVSELEQIDSWIKVQIATIPESSRKLVTTHEALGYYAKAYGIPVEGALNGISTEEQTTPTRIKELVEVIKSSKVPTIFAEVSINPKLINAVAREANVKVSDREIYADGLGAKGSEAETYSKMLIANTKTIVEGLGGKYTPFQLQN